The genomic segment GTCAGCAGCTTCACCCACAGCCCGATCAGCGGCAGGTTGAGAACCACAAGCATCAGGTTACCGATCCACATGGACGCGATGATGCCCCAGAACAGAGCAGGCTGTTCGGTTGCGACATTGGGTCCGGGGACGATGCCCTGAATGATCATGGCACCGATCATCAGCGCCATGACGGGGTTAGCGGGAATGCCGAGCGTCAGAAGCGGAATGAACGAGGTCTGCGCACCGGCATTGTTGGCCGATTCGGGGCCAGCGACACCGGCGATAGCGCCGTGGCCGAACTCTTCAGGATGTTTCGAGACGCGCTTTTCGACCGTGTAGGACGCGAACGCCGCAAGAATCGCACCGCCACCTGGTAGGATGCCGAGTGCCGAACCGATGGCCGTACCACGCAGGACCGGGCCGATCATCTGCTTGAAGTCTTCCTTGCTGGGCAGGAGGCCGCTGACCTTTGCCATCAAGACAGACCGAGTCTTTTCGTTTTCGAGGTTTCGCAGGATTTCGGCAATACCGAAGACACCGACGGCAACGGCGACGAAGTTCAGACCATCGGCATATTCACGGATGCCAAGCGTGAAGCGTGGCGTACCGCTATAGATATCCGTGCCGACAAGACCCAAGAGCAAGCCCAGCACCACCATGGCCAGCGCCTTGATGATGGAGCCATGGGCCAGCGCGATGGACGAGACCAGACCGACGACCATCAGCGAGAAATATTCGGCAGCGCCGAATTCCAGTGCGATGGCCGTCAGCGGTGGTGCAAAGACGGCGACGAGGAATGTCGAGACCGTACCGGCAAAGAACGAGCCGAGTGCTGCGACCGAAAGTGCCACGCCCGCCTTGCCCTTGCGCGCCATCTGGTAGCCATCGATGGCGGTGACCGCGGACGAGGATTCGCCCGGCATATTGATGAGGATCGCCGTGGTCGAGCCGCCATACTGCGCGCCGTAATAGATACCGGCCAGCATGATGAGCGAGGAGACCGGCTCCAACTGGAAGGTGATCGGCAACAACATCGCGATGGTTGCCGTGGCACCGATGCCGGGCAACACGCCGATCAAAGTGCCCAGCAGCACGCCGATGAGGCAGAAGAACAGATTGTCGATAGAGGTTGCGGTGGAAAAACCCAGCGCGAGATTATTGAACAGTTCCATCATGCACCTCAGAAATTGAGCCAGGGGCCGAAGCGCTGGAAGGGCAGGCCAAGACCGTAGTCGAAGACTGCGACGGAAAAGATGGTGATACCGATGGACAGGATGACGGCCATCAGCGGTTTCATCTTATGCGATGCAAAGGATGCGATCAGTGCGCTGATAAAGAGTGCCGTGACGAAACCCAGGCCGCGCACCGTCATGCCGAAGAAGATCGGTGCCGGCAGAATGAGGAAGATGCCGCGCCATGCGATGGGGCCGAGCGGTTCGCCCTGAACCTTGCCAGCCCGCACGAGGATGAGTGTGCCGAGCCCGACGAGAATGAGCGACAGCACCAGCGGGAAATAGCCGGGGCCCATGCGAAACGCCGTTCCCAGCTCCAGCCCATAGGATTGCCAGGCAAAGAAAATGCCGAGCAGAATGAAAAAGGCGCCACAAATCGCCTCTGTTGCGTCGAAAGAAAGTGATTTCATGTGTGTGTCCCCCGCTGGCGAGTGAAAACCGGTGGCATGGAAACACCACCGGTCGATTGCGTGCGCGCAGACTTAGTCGGCGTATTGCCCAGCGGCTTCGATCACCGTCTTCCAGCGTGGTATCTCGCTTTCGAGCTTGGCTTTGAGGGCCGCAGGCGTGCCATCTGCTTCAGGCGATGGCGTGGTGCCCAGTTCTGCAAAGCGGGCCGCGACATTGGGGTCCTTCAGCGCGATCTGAAGCGACTTGGACAGGCGCTCGTTGATCTCGGCAGGCGTGCCCTTCGGCGTATAGATGCCGTGCCAGACGCCGACTTCGAAGTCCGGCAGACCGGCTTCAGCCGAGGTCGGTACATTCGGCAGCACATCCAGACGCTTCGGTGTTGTCACCGCATAGGCCTTCACGGTGCCGCCCTGGATCTGCTTGGTGGTGTTGGTAGTCTGGTCGCACATGATATCGACTTGACCGCCGAGAAGATCGGTCATGGCCGGACCCGTGCCCTTGTAAGGAACGGTGACGAGCGGAGTCTGGATCGCGCTCATGAACAGCATGCCGCACAGATGCGAGGCCGCACCGATACCCGCATTGGCCACGGTGACCGTGTCCTTGTTAGCCTTGGCATATTCGATCAGGCCCTTGAGGTCGGTCGTCTCGAGTGTCTTACGCGACAGAATGGTCATCGGCACTTCGGTGACGAGGCCGACATAATCAAAGGCTTCGAGCGTGTTGTAGGCCAGCTTGCGGTAGAGCGTGGCGCTGGTGGCCATGCCGATGTGGTGGAGAAGAACGGTGTAGCCATCCGCATCGGCCGATGCGACACGGCCCGCACCCAGCGTGCCACCGGCACCGCCGACATTTTCCACGATGATCTGCTGGCCCAAATCCTTCGACATGGATTCGGCAACGAGACGGGCAACCGTATCGGTCGGGCCACCGGCGGCGAAGGGAACGACCATGGTGATGTTGCGCTGCGGGTAGGTTTGCGCGGCGGCGGACAGAGCAAACAGCGATACGGCAGCAGCAGCCACGGCACCTGTGACGGTATTGAGAATTTTCATCTTTTCCTCCCGATGAAATATGGCCTCATCGACCGTCGCACTCCTATTGCGCCGGTCGGGGTGAGGTTATTTGCAATCGGTGTCGGCGTCGGCGCAATGCCGGGCAGAGCAACGGAGAAGAAAAGCCCTCGCTGCCTGGGCATAATGGGTGGAAAGCGAAACATTCGATATCATCGATGGGTGGAAATCCACCCATCGCAATAGAGGCAAAGATTCAGGGCAGGTTTTTCAGGTCTTCATCAACCAGGCCATGTTTCGTCAGCGCGTGCTTTTGCATTTTTTCATAAAGCGTCTTGCGCGATATTCCGAGCGTCTCGTAGACAGCTTTGAGATTGCCTTTGTGGAGCGCAATCGCTCGTGCCAGAACGGATTTTTCGAACTCCGCGACTTTGTCCGAGAGACTTGCAGCATTTTCGGATGCCGTTTGCGCCCCATCGGCGGCACTGCCATCCAGCCCCAGAACCAGCCTGTCTGCGGCATTTCGCAGTTCCCGCACATTGCCGGGCCATTCCTGCATGGCAAGCGTGGAGACGATGTCTGAGGGTACGTCGAGATCATCCCGGCCATAGCGCGCCGCCGCCTCGCGCACCAATTGGAGGAAAAGAAGCGGGATATCGGAGCGACGCTGCGCAAGCGATGGCACATGCACCGTTGCGACATTCAGCCGGTAAAGCAAATCCTGCCGAAAGCGGCCCGCCAGCGCCTCTTGCGCCAGATCAGCCTTGCTGGTCGCGATAAAGCGCACATCGAGCTCCACGGTCTCGTTTGAGCCAAGGCGGGTGATCGTACGCTCTTGTAGCACCCGCAACAGCTTGCCTTGCATATCAAAGGGCATCGAGCCGATTTCATCCAGTAGCACCGTGCCACCGCGGGCGTGTTCGAATTTGCCGTAACGCGGGCGCAGCGCACCGGGAAAAGCGCCCGCCTCGTGGCCGAACAATTCGCTTTCGATGAGATGCTGCGGCAGAGCCGCACAATTGATGGCGACGAAGGGCTTGTCGGCCCGGGCGCTGACATCGTGAAGCGCACGCGCGACCACTTCCTTTCCGGCACCGGTGTCGCCGATGATCAGCGTATCGGCATCTGCCGCACCAATCGCGCGGATGCGATAGCGCAGATCGACCATGACCTGCGTGCGGCCCGGCAGGCGTGTTTCCAGATCGTCACGCTTACCCGCCACAGCACGCAGGCGGCGGTTTTCCAGCACCAGCGAGCGCCGGTCTATGGCGCGCTTGATGATGCCTGCGAGATACTGAACGCTGAACGGCTTTTCGATGAAGTCATAGGCGCCGTTTCGCATGGCGCTGACGGCAAGCTGGACATCGCCATGGCCGGTGACCAGAATGACAGGGATTTCCGCATCCAGCTCGCGCACCTTTTGCAAAAGCGTCATGCCGTCCATGCCGGGCATTCTGATGTCGCTGACGATGACACCATCGAAGCTGTAGCCGATCAGTTCGAAGACATGATCGGCATTGTCGACGGTGACGACGTCAAGACCGGCCAGCTCCAGCGCCTGCGCGGTGGAAAGTCGAAGGTCTTCTTCATCGTCGATCAGCAGCACACGGGAAGAGGTCATTCAGCCGCAATCTCCATCGGCGCTTCCGCATCCAGTTCGATATCGAACCGGGCTCCGCCCTCCGGCAGGTTGGTCACACTCAAGCGCCCGCCGAAATCCTTGACGATGTTGTAGGAGATGGACAGCCCAAGGCCCAACCCCTTGCCGACGCCCTTGGTGGAAAAGAACGGATCGAAGATCCGCTCCATGATGGCGGGTGGCACGCCGGGGCCGCGGTCACGGATGGAGAGGATGACTTTGTCACCCTCGTGCCGAGCCGTCAGGTGGATGCGGCGGTCGCTCAGGCCTTCCACGGCGTCGGCTGCATTGGAAATGATGTTGACCAGAACCTGCTGAAGCCTAATAGGCCCGGCCTTCACCAGAAGAGGTGAGGGCCCGAAATTGACATCCAACACGGCGTCTGCCGCCTTCAGCCGCGCATTGACGATCTCCAGCGTATCATTGACCACTGCGTCCAGCGGCACCGGGCCGAGCTTCTCGTTGGGCTTTCGTGCAAAATTGCGAAGATGCTTGCCGATCGCCGCCATCCGATCAATCAGGACCGAGATGCGATTGAGGTTGTTGGTCGCTTCCTCGACCCGCCCTCGCTCGATCAGCAGGGCAGCACTTTCGGCATAGGTCTTGGCCGCAGCCAGCGGCTGGTTGAATTCGTGAGAAAGAGCCGCCGACATTTGCCCAAGCGCGGCCAGCTTTCCAGCCTGGATCAAATCCTTTTGGGTCTTGCGCAGGCGTTTTTCCGTCTGCCGCCGTTCGGCTATCTCGTGCTTGATATCCTGATTGACCCGGGCGAGGTCCGCGGTGCGCTCTTCGACGCGTCGTTCCAGTTCGGCCTGGGCTTCTGCCTGATGGATCAGTCGGTCACGCAAGCGCTTGCGTCGTTGCAACATGGCAGCAACCAGCGCACCGGCAAGGCACAGGCAGAGCGCAATCGCAATCATGGTGGTCTTGGCCTGCGTCCGCACCGATCCCGTGTCCATGAGCACATTAACCGTCCAACCGGCATCGGGCATTGGCTGGGATAGTAAGATATATTCCCGGTCCTGTTCACCTTCGCGGATCGTCATCAGATCATGCGCGCCGAAGGTGCTGAGCGTCTGCGCAAGCTGGGTCAGGTTGGCATCGGCATAACGCCTCGAACCCTCAGTCCTTGCAATCCTATCCGGCGTCAACGGCTGTATGGCGGAATAAAGCCATTCCGGTGTGCCCGTCATGAAAATGATTCCCTCAGGATCGTTCACGAAGATGCGGTTTTCACCATTGCCGAAGGATGCTTCGATGCCTTCGATATCGACCTTGAAGACAATCACACCCTTGATCTGCGCATTGAACAGGATGGGCGAGGCAAAGTAATAGCCACGTTTATGCGAGGTGGTGCCAAGCGCGAAGAACTTTGATTGCTGGCCTTTGGCAGCATCCTGAAAATAGGGGCGGTAGCTGAAATTCTGGCCAACGAAGCTCGCCGGTCCATCATAATTGCTGGCGGCAATCGTCTCGCCATCCAGCGTCATGATGTAGATGTCGGATGATTTAAGGAGGTCGTTGATCGATTTCAGGTAGATGTTGGCGCGAAGGCGCAGAGCCTGATCGTCAGGATGGGCGACGAGCTCTTCGATATCGTCGTGATCCGCCATCAGCGCAGGCAGCGGCTCATAGCGGCTGAGATGCCCACCGAGTGCAGACACCGCCAGCCGCAATGTCGTTCCGCCTTGGGCCGCCACCTCGTTGAAATAGCTTTCGGCGATCAGATCGCTTCCCTTGGTCAGGGCGACGCCACCCAGACCGAGGCAGACAAGCACAATGCCGACCCAGCGATATCTCACGGCTCTAACCCCTCCCCATGACAGATCTCTTTAAAAGTCTGCCCTCCGACCCTCCGTCATCCCGGACTTGATCCGGGATCCAGTTCGATCAAGTCTTTGATCGAAGAAGACTCTTTCGCACCGCAGACGCGGCGCTGCTGGATTCCGGCTCAGGGCCGGAATGACGGAAAGCGAAATTTTCGCTCTCCAGCTTAAAGTGTAAGGGGAGGGGCCACAATTTCCAAGGGGGATCGGCAGGCTTCAGCCAAAAACAAAAAAGCCGACCCAAAGGCCGGCTTATTCGTCAATCAAAGAATGCGCTAAAAATTATGCGCTTTCTTTCGGTGTCAGAACCTGACGGCCACGGTACATGCCTGTCTTCAGGTCGATGTGGTGTGGGCGGCGAAGTTCGCCGGAGTTCTTGTCTTCAACGTAGGTTGCGGACTTCAGGCCATCGGCCGAACGACGCATGCCGCGCTTGGACGGGCTTGTTTTTCTCTTTGGTACTGCCATTTGTGTAACTCCACTTGAGCGGCGAAACACGGGAACCAGCCAGGACCAAGGCCGAATGTCACATGTTTCTTTATTGGAAATTTGGCGCGCTTATACATGCCTCCCAGGGCTTTGACCAGCCCCGGCGTCGATTTTTTCAAGAATGTCCGAATCACGGAAAAGGGTTTCGCGCGAAAGCTTTTGACATTGACTATCAAACAGGGTCGAAAACGATCAATTCCTCAAAGTGATTCATATCGCTGAATTCACAGAATGCTGGCGGGCGCATTTCCAGAACCGGAACGGTGGATCGCAAGTCTTCAAGGCATTCATCCAGCATCTTTTGCCAGCGGGGCAAGGCCTCTGGCTCGAACCAGCGCATGATATAGGCAAAGGTGATGTGAAATTCGTAGGTATCATGGTCCGGATGGCGATAGCCGAACGCTTCGGCAAATGCGTCGCGCCATTCGGCAACGATCCGGTCATCCTCAGCCGTTGCACCTTTCAATGTAAGGCCAAGCGGTGATAGCCGGATAGCCTGCATCTTGAAGGCTGGAAGCTGTGGAAACCTCTGGAGTTTTTCCAGATAGAAATCCGTCATCTGTTCAATGGATGAATCGCTGGGCATTTCCTTCGGCCAAAAGGGCCAGGTGCGGCGATACTCAATAATGCCTTGGAAGACCGTCATATGCAGGCTGGAGATGGGTGTGAAGGCCAGATGGCTGTCGGCCTCCGGCGTGTCGAAAAGCCGCTGGCGGGCTCTGATGATCGCCTGTTGCGTGCGCGATCCGTCTGCCAGATGGCAGACGACGGTGTTTCCCGGTTCAGGCAGAAACACGCCGCTCAGATCAAAGCGAGTTCCGAGGTGACGCGGCAGTGCCTCATTGCTGGTGGCGGAGAAGCGGGCGAGTCTGGGTGAAACGAACGGCACATGCATGGTGCGAAGGCTCCCTTAAGCAAGGTAGCCTCCTACTCCTGGCACACGACACTTCAATGACACGACAGCGTCAATGTGCTTCATCCCAGTTAGCGGCTGCACGGGCATCGACCTTGAGCGGCACCTTCATGTCGATGGCGGGCATGGCTGCATTTTCCATGATCGAAACGACGACCGGCAGGGTTTTGTCGATCTCGGCTTCTTCCACCTCGAAGATCAGTTCGTCGTGAACCTGCAACAGCATACGGGCCGATAGTTTGGCCTGGTCGAGTGCCGGTTCGATGCGGATCATGGCGCGGCGGATGATATCGGCTGCTGAACCCTGGATCGGGGCGTTGATCGCGGCGCGTTCGTTGAAAGCCCGGACTGAGGGGTTGGACGATTTGATTTCAGGGTAATTGATCCGGCGCCCGAAGATGGTTTCGACGTAACCCTTTTCGCGCGCAAATGTCTTGGTGTTTTCCATGTAGTCGCGAATGCCGGGGAAGCGTTCGAAATACTTCTTGATGTATTCCCCTGCCTCGGATCGCCCGATGCTCAGCTGGTTGGCAAGGCCGAAGGAGGAAATGCCGTAGATGATACCGAAGTTGATCGCCTTGGCCCGGCGACGGACTTCCGACGGCATGCCTTCAACCGGCACGCCGAACATTTCAGACGCCGTCATGGCGTGAATGTCGATGCCGTTCTCGAATGCATTTCTCAACTGCGGAATGTCAGCGACATGGGCCAGCACACGCAGTTCGATCTGGCTGTAGTCTGCCGACAGAAGCTTGTTGCCCGGCGTTGAAATGAACGCCGTACGGATCTTGCGGCCTTCCGCTGTGCGGACCGGAATATTCTGCAAATTCGGTTCAGACGAAGACAGACGTCCCGTCGTCGTGGACGCCAGCGAATAGGAGGTGTGAACCCGCCTGGTCTCCGGGTGAATGTAACCGGGCAGCGCGTCGGTATAGGTGGATTTCAGCTTGGTCAGCTGACGCCAGTCCACGATCTTGCGAGGGAGTTCTGCGCCTTCTGCGGCCAGATCTTCCAGAACCTGTGCAGAGGTGGACCACTGGCCAGTCTTGGTTTTCGACCCTCCCGGTAGCCCCATCCTGCCGAACAGGATA from the Agrobacterium vaccinii genome contains:
- a CDS encoding tripartite tricarboxylate transporter permease, whose translation is MELFNNLALGFSTATSIDNLFFCLIGVLLGTLIGVLPGIGATATIAMLLPITFQLEPVSSLIMLAGIYYGAQYGGSTTAILINMPGESSSAVTAIDGYQMARKGKAGVALSVAALGSFFAGTVSTFLVAVFAPPLTAIALEFGAAEYFSLMVVGLVSSIALAHGSIIKALAMVVLGLLLGLVGTDIYSGTPRFTLGIREYADGLNFVAVAVGVFGIAEILRNLENEKTRSVLMAKVSGLLPSKEDFKQMIGPVLRGTAIGSALGILPGGGAILAAFASYTVEKRVSKHPEEFGHGAIAGVAGPESANNAGAQTSFIPLLTLGIPANPVMALMIGAMIIQGIVPGPNVATEQPALFWGIIASMWIGNLMLVVLNLPLIGLWVKLLTIPYYVLFPIIMAFCAIGVYSVNSNVYDLYAVAFFGLIGYALVKLRCEPAPLLLGFVLGPLLEENLRRAMILSRGDATTFVTRPISATLLLIALAVLVVVFLPSVKKKREEVFQEED
- a CDS encoding tripartite tricarboxylate transporter TctB family protein; this translates as MKSLSFDATEAICGAFFILLGIFFAWQSYGLELGTAFRMGPGYFPLVLSLILVGLGTLILVRAGKVQGEPLGPIAWRGIFLILPAPIFFGMTVRGLGFVTALFISALIASFASHKMKPLMAVILSIGITIFSVAVFDYGLGLPFQRFGPWLNF
- a CDS encoding tripartite tricarboxylate transporter substrate-binding protein; amino-acid sequence: MKILNTVTGAVAAAAVSLFALSAAAQTYPQRNITMVVPFAAGGPTDTVARLVAESMSKDLGQQIIVENVGGAGGTLGAGRVASADADGYTVLLHHIGMATSATLYRKLAYNTLEAFDYVGLVTEVPMTILSRKTLETTDLKGLIEYAKANKDTVTVANAGIGAASHLCGMLFMSAIQTPLVTVPYKGTGPAMTDLLGGQVDIMCDQTTNTTKQIQGGTVKAYAVTTPKRLDVLPNVPTSAEAGLPDFEVGVWHGIYTPKGTPAEINERLSKSLQIALKDPNVAARFAELGTTPSPEADGTPAALKAKLESEIPRWKTVIEAAGQYAD
- a CDS encoding sigma-54-dependent transcriptional regulator is translated as MTSSRVLLIDDEEDLRLSTAQALELAGLDVVTVDNADHVFELIGYSFDGVIVSDIRMPGMDGMTLLQKVRELDAEIPVILVTGHGDVQLAVSAMRNGAYDFIEKPFSVQYLAGIIKRAIDRRSLVLENRRLRAVAGKRDDLETRLPGRTQVMVDLRYRIRAIGAADADTLIIGDTGAGKEVVARALHDVSARADKPFVAINCAALPQHLIESELFGHEAGAFPGALRPRYGKFEHARGGTVLLDEIGSMPFDMQGKLLRVLQERTITRLGSNETVELDVRFIATSKADLAQEALAGRFRQDLLYRLNVATVHVPSLAQRRSDIPLLFLQLVREAAARYGRDDLDVPSDIVSTLAMQEWPGNVRELRNAADRLVLGLDGSAADGAQTASENAASLSDKVAEFEKSVLARAIALHKGNLKAVYETLGISRKTLYEKMQKHALTKHGLVDEDLKNLP
- a CDS encoding sensor histidine kinase, which produces MRYRWVGIVLVCLGLGGVALTKGSDLIAESYFNEVAAQGGTTLRLAVSALGGHLSRYEPLPALMADHDDIEELVAHPDDQALRLRANIYLKSINDLLKSSDIYIMTLDGETIAASNYDGPASFVGQNFSYRPYFQDAAKGQQSKFFALGTTSHKRGYYFASPILFNAQIKGVIVFKVDIEGIEASFGNGENRIFVNDPEGIIFMTGTPEWLYSAIQPLTPDRIARTEGSRRYADANLTQLAQTLSTFGAHDLMTIREGEQDREYILLSQPMPDAGWTVNVLMDTGSVRTQAKTTMIAIALCLCLAGALVAAMLQRRKRLRDRLIHQAEAQAELERRVEERTADLARVNQDIKHEIAERRQTEKRLRKTQKDLIQAGKLAALGQMSAALSHEFNQPLAAAKTYAESAALLIERGRVEEATNNLNRISVLIDRMAAIGKHLRNFARKPNEKLGPVPLDAVVNDTLEIVNARLKAADAVLDVNFGPSPLLVKAGPIRLQQVLVNIISNAADAVEGLSDRRIHLTARHEGDKVILSIRDRGPGVPPAIMERIFDPFFSTKGVGKGLGLGLSISYNIVKDFGGRLSVTNLPEGGARFDIELDAEAPMEIAAE
- the rpmF gene encoding 50S ribosomal protein L32; this encodes MAVPKRKTSPSKRGMRRSADGLKSATYVEDKNSGELRRPHHIDLKTGMYRGRQVLTPKESA
- a CDS encoding DUF1868 domain-containing protein, whose translation is MHVPFVSPRLARFSATSNEALPRHLGTRFDLSGVFLPEPGNTVVCHLADGSRTQQAIIRARQRLFDTPEADSHLAFTPISSLHMTVFQGIIEYRRTWPFWPKEMPSDSSIEQMTDFYLEKLQRFPQLPAFKMQAIRLSPLGLTLKGATAEDDRIVAEWRDAFAEAFGYRHPDHDTYEFHITFAYIMRWFEPEALPRWQKMLDECLEDLRSTVPVLEMRPPAFCEFSDMNHFEELIVFDPV